In Desulfobotulus mexicanus, a single window of DNA contains:
- the pssA gene encoding CDP-diacylglycerol--serine O-phosphatidyltransferase, with the protein MKKVKGMSRPRRGVYVLPNLLTSMNLFCGFYAIISAINGQFETAAISIFVAIVFDVLDGKVARATNTTSRFGVEYDSLADLISFGLAPGLLIYMWALQPMGRLGWLAAFLFTVCGALRLARFNSVADSVPGSDFTGLPIPGAAAMVATTLLLCERTMVSLEQWPVIPMVMLYVLSFLMVSNVRYSSFKKHSLFRRFNFHMLVACILIFVFIAAEPPAALFLISLVYVISGPLGIFRKNKEEVLKTPMEEEKLDA; encoded by the coding sequence ATGAAAAAAGTAAAAGGCATGTCCAGGCCCCGCAGGGGAGTCTATGTACTTCCCAATCTTTTGACCTCCATGAATCTTTTTTGTGGATTTTATGCGATTATTTCGGCCATAAATGGTCAGTTTGAGACGGCAGCCATTTCAATTTTTGTGGCCATTGTCTTTGATGTTCTCGATGGAAAAGTGGCCCGGGCTACCAATACTACCAGCCGATTTGGTGTGGAGTATGACTCTCTGGCTGATCTGATTTCTTTTGGTCTGGCACCGGGACTTCTTATCTATATGTGGGCATTGCAGCCCATGGGTCGGCTGGGATGGCTGGCAGCTTTTCTTTTTACCGTATGCGGAGCCCTTCGTCTGGCACGTTTCAATTCCGTTGCGGATTCGGTACCGGGCAGTGATTTCACAGGACTCCCCATTCCGGGTGCTGCTGCCATGGTTGCCACAACCCTGCTTCTGTGTGAACGTACCATGGTCAGCCTGGAGCAGTGGCCGGTGATTCCCATGGTCATGCTTTACGTGCTTTCTTTTCTGATGGTCAGTAATGTCAGATACAGCAGCTTCAAAAAGCACAGCCTGTTCCGTCGTTTCAACTTTCATATGCTGGTAGCCTGTATATTGATTTTTGTCTTTATTGCAGCAGAGCCTCCTGCAGCCCTCTTTCTGATTTCTCTTGTTTACGTGATTTCCGGCCCTCTTGGAATTTTTAGAAAAAATAAAGAAGAGGTTCTGAAAACGCCCATGGAGGAAGAAAAACTGGACGCATGA
- the greA gene encoding transcription elongation factor GreA, with the protein MERIPITKEGYEHLKKELEHLKSVERPRNIEAIEVARAHGDLSENAEYDAAKERQSFLEGRISELSYKLANADVIDTSKVASDKVVFGCRILLENVDSGDEVTYQLVGPDESDISKGKISVSSPLGRAILGKVPGDEVVVDAPGGKRCYELVDIL; encoded by the coding sequence TTGGAACGCATTCCCATCACCAAGGAAGGTTACGAGCACCTGAAAAAGGAGCTTGAGCATCTGAAAAGCGTGGAAAGGCCCAGAAATATTGAGGCCATAGAGGTGGCCCGTGCCCATGGCGATCTTTCTGAAAATGCTGAGTATGATGCCGCAAAGGAACGGCAGTCTTTTTTGGAGGGTAGAATCTCTGAACTCTCCTATAAACTTGCCAATGCTGATGTGATTGATACATCCAAGGTTGCCAGCGACAAAGTGGTGTTCGGGTGCCGTATTCTCCTTGAGAATGTGGATTCCGGTGATGAGGTCACCTATCAGCTGGTGGGTCCGGACGAATCTGACATCAGCAAGGGGAAAATTTCCGTCTCATCCCCCCTGGGGCGGGCTATTCTTGGAAAAGTTCCCGGTGATGAAGTCGTAGTTGATGCACCGGGTGGCAAACGTTGCTATGAACTGGTTGATATCCTATAA
- a CDS encoding aspartate-semialdehyde dehydrogenase, with protein sequence MARKLFSVAVAGATGAVGNEMIRGLESRNFPVKSLKLLASKRSVGRTLKFRGEDIAVEELTGDAFKGVDIALFSAGGGPSLEFAPQAAAAGCVVVDNSSAWRMDPDVPLVVPEANFHAVAGYVKKGIIANPNCSTIQMLVALNPIYRKYGLRRIVVSTYQAVSGSGKKAIDELSDQTRAIMHDEPVAANVYPHRIAFNCLPHIDVFLENGYTKEEMKMVNETRKILEDSTIGVTATTVRVPVFYGHSEAVNIETKIPFDIQDVRSLLASSPGIRVVDDPVGNGYPLAIDAAGQDDTLVGRIRRDESIENGLNLWIVADNIRKGAATNTIQIAEILAEKYL encoded by the coding sequence ATGGCCCGAAAACTGTTTAGCGTTGCCGTTGCCGGTGCAACCGGTGCCGTTGGAAACGAAATGATACGGGGCTTGGAATCCCGAAATTTTCCCGTTAAAAGCCTGAAGCTTCTGGCATCTAAGCGCTCTGTGGGGCGTACTCTGAAATTCAGGGGGGAAGATATAGCTGTGGAGGAGCTGACAGGAGATGCTTTTAAAGGGGTGGACATTGCCCTTTTTTCCGCAGGTGGTGGACCAAGCCTTGAGTTTGCCCCTCAGGCTGCAGCTGCCGGATGTGTTGTGGTGGATAATTCCAGTGCCTGGCGTATGGATCCGGATGTTCCTCTGGTGGTTCCGGAAGCCAACTTCCATGCCGTTGCAGGATATGTCAAAAAAGGTATTATTGCCAATCCTAACTGTTCTACCATACAGATGCTGGTGGCCTTAAATCCCATATACCGTAAATACGGATTGCGCCGCATTGTTGTTTCCACCTATCAGGCGGTATCCGGTTCAGGGAAAAAAGCCATAGATGAGCTGTCTGATCAGACAAGGGCCATCATGCATGATGAGCCTGTTGCCGCCAATGTTTATCCCCATCGCATTGCTTTTAACTGCCTGCCCCATATTGATGTTTTTCTTGAAAATGGTTATACTAAAGAAGAAATGAAAATGGTGAATGAGACAAGGAAAATTCTTGAGGATTCCACCATCGGAGTTACGGCAACAACGGTGCGTGTTCCCGTTTTTTACGGGCATTCCGAAGCAGTGAATATTGAAACAAAAATACCCTTTGATATTCAGGACGTCCGGTCTTTGCTGGCATCTTCACCCGGTATCCGGGTAGTGGATGATCCTGTAGGAAATGGGTATCCCCTTGCCATTGATGCCGCGGGGCAGGATGATACACTGGTGGGGCGTATCCGAAGAGATGAGTCCATAGAAAACGGATTGAATCTCTGGATTGTTGCGGACAATATCCGTAAAGGTGCTGCCACTAACACCATTCAGATTGCAGAAATACTTGCGGAAAAATATCTCTGA
- the argJ gene encoding bifunctional glutamate N-acetyltransferase/amino-acid acetyltransferase ArgJ, with protein MSAMQCRGFSAGSICAGIKYKDRPDLAMLICDHPAAAAAVFTKNRVTAAPVRLSRDNIISGRCQALIVNSGNANCATGEKGMENAKAMAEAAASALQIAPELVQVASTGVIGQQLPMDRILPKIPELAASLHPQGLDDLASAIMTTDLVKKTASRTLKIRGKEITLCGVAKGSGMIQPDMATMLAFLVTDADILPERLSALLKEAVNKSFNRISVDGDTSTNDTVLLMASGASGIQPSGEEEEIFAAVLKDICLDLATQVVQDGEGATKLVKIVVEGAKNREDALKAADTVANSPLVKTAIFGEDANWGRLAMAVGRSGADLDPDRITLSFDDALLVKDGVWLGQDAESRASAVMKQKTFTILIDLGIGDGKDFMLTCDFSYDYVRINADYRS; from the coding sequence ATGAGCGCCATGCAATGCAGAGGTTTTTCCGCCGGATCCATTTGTGCCGGAATTAAATACAAAGACAGGCCGGATCTGGCCATGCTGATCTGCGATCATCCCGCAGCTGCAGCAGCCGTTTTCACCAAAAACAGGGTCACTGCCGCACCGGTGAGGCTAAGCAGGGATAACATAATCTCCGGCCGCTGTCAGGCCCTGATCGTCAATTCCGGAAATGCCAACTGCGCCACCGGAGAAAAGGGGATGGAGAATGCAAAGGCCATGGCAGAGGCCGCAGCCAGCGCCCTGCAAATTGCACCGGAACTGGTGCAGGTGGCCTCCACGGGTGTTATCGGCCAGCAGCTTCCCATGGACCGTATCCTCCCCAAAATACCGGAACTGGCCGCATCCCTTCACCCCCAAGGCCTTGATGATCTCGCCTCTGCCATCATGACCACGGATCTTGTGAAAAAAACCGCCTCCCGCACCCTGAAGATCCGGGGAAAGGAAATCACCCTCTGCGGTGTTGCCAAAGGTTCCGGTATGATCCAGCCGGACATGGCCACCATGCTGGCCTTCCTTGTCACGGATGCTGATATTCTCCCGGAAAGGCTGTCTGCCCTTTTAAAAGAAGCCGTAAATAAAAGCTTCAACCGCATTTCCGTGGACGGAGACACCAGCACCAACGATACCGTACTGCTTATGGCTTCCGGTGCTTCCGGCATACAGCCCTCAGGAGAGGAAGAAGAAATCTTTGCTGCCGTACTGAAAGACATCTGTCTGGACCTTGCAACCCAGGTGGTTCAGGACGGAGAAGGAGCCACAAAACTTGTAAAAATTGTGGTTGAAGGAGCAAAAAACAGGGAAGATGCCCTGAAGGCCGCAGATACGGTGGCCAACTCACCTTTGGTAAAAACCGCCATCTTCGGAGAAGATGCCAACTGGGGACGGCTGGCCATGGCTGTGGGACGCTCCGGTGCGGATCTTGATCCGGACCGCATCACCCTTTCCTTTGATGACGCCCTGCTGGTTAAAGACGGCGTATGGTTAGGGCAAGATGCGGAAAGCCGTGCTTCTGCCGTCATGAAGCAGAAAACCTTCACCATCCTCATTGATCTGGGTATAGGTGATGGAAAGGATTTCATGCTGACCTGTGACTTCTCCTATGATTATGTGCGCATCAATGCAGACTACAGATCCTGA
- a CDS encoding pseudouridine synthase yields the protein MTSPMIMCASMQTTDPEHLPSVSEGVRLQKYLADAGLCSRREAERRIEKGRVRINGKTVLEMGVRVKPGDLVEMDGKKAEANEPLIYVMLHKPADVVTSCKHRGERVVTDLVNLPFRIFPVGRLDKDSTGLLLLTNDGPLHHRLSHPSFDHEKEYLVQTQPALDDNALAQMAGGIVIEGRKTRPAKVYRQNRETFRIVLLEGRNRQIRKMVAACSAEVVKLHRIRMTFLNLGRLPSGEWRHLTPEEVTKLKALKENHPAYKKQFKGRK from the coding sequence GTGACTTCTCCTATGATTATGTGCGCATCAATGCAGACTACAGATCCTGAACACCTGCCTTCGGTATCCGAAGGAGTCCGTCTGCAGAAGTATCTGGCAGATGCGGGCCTGTGCTCCCGCAGGGAAGCAGAACGACGCATAGAAAAGGGCCGGGTGCGCATCAATGGAAAAACCGTGCTGGAAATGGGCGTCCGGGTAAAACCCGGAGACCTTGTTGAAATGGACGGTAAAAAAGCCGAGGCTAATGAGCCTCTCATCTATGTGATGCTGCACAAACCCGCAGATGTGGTCACTTCCTGCAAGCACAGGGGAGAAAGGGTGGTAACAGACCTTGTGAATCTTCCTTTCCGGATTTTCCCCGTGGGCAGACTGGATAAGGACTCCACCGGCCTTCTCCTTTTAACCAATGACGGGCCCCTGCACCACAGACTGTCCCATCCATCCTTTGACCATGAAAAGGAGTATCTGGTGCAGACGCAACCTGCCCTTGATGATAATGCCCTTGCACAGATGGCCGGCGGCATTGTCATTGAAGGCAGAAAAACCAGACCCGCAAAGGTATACCGCCAGAACCGGGAAACCTTCCGGATTGTTCTGCTGGAGGGCCGTAATCGTCAGATCCGTAAAATGGTTGCCGCCTGCAGCGCAGAAGTTGTGAAGCTGCATCGTATCCGCATGACCTTCCTTAATCTTGGCAGGCTCCCATCCGGAGAATGGAGGCATCTCACCCCTGAGGAGGTGACAAAACTCAAAGCCTTAAAAGAAAACCACCCCGCATACAAAAAACAGTTTAAAGGGAGGAAATAA
- a CDS encoding phosphatidylserine decarboxylase family protein, with amino-acid sequence MNAFSRPDLPSESGFPIARAGYPFIFISVFVTAIAAILGWSWLTGLGLCFSLFCFWFFRDPDRVIPSDPSALVSPADGKVIVAKRVETHPYGEGPAFQISIFMSVFNVHVNRIPFDGVVREIRYQPGRFLNASLDKASKDNERNALLIETPSSVKFWTVQVAGLVARRIICRVREGDSVSRGVRFGVICFGSRLDLYLPADFECAVKVGEKTQAGTTTLGSMK; translated from the coding sequence ATGAATGCTTTTTCAAGACCTGATCTTCCTTCAGAAAGCGGTTTTCCCATTGCAAGGGCAGGCTACCCTTTTATTTTTATTTCGGTTTTTGTGACTGCCATTGCTGCCATTCTGGGATGGAGCTGGCTGACTGGTTTAGGGCTTTGCTTCAGCCTTTTCTGTTTCTGGTTTTTTCGTGATCCGGACAGGGTAATTCCTTCAGATCCTTCTGCCCTTGTTTCTCCTGCAGATGGTAAAGTGATTGTTGCAAAAAGGGTGGAAACCCATCCCTATGGCGAAGGCCCGGCATTTCAGATCAGTATTTTCATGTCGGTTTTCAATGTGCATGTAAACCGTATTCCCTTTGATGGCGTGGTGCGGGAAATCCGTTATCAGCCGGGGCGCTTTCTGAATGCCAGCCTGGATAAGGCGTCAAAGGACAATGAGCGCAATGCCCTTCTGATAGAAACTCCTTCTTCTGTAAAATTCTGGACTGTACAGGTTGCAGGCCTTGTGGCCCGCAGGATTATCTGTCGTGTCCGTGAAGGAGACAGTGTATCAAGGGGGGTGCGTTTTGGTGTAATCTGTTTTGGTTCACGTCTTGATCTTTATCTGCCTGCGGATTTTGAGTGTGCCGTTAAGGTGGGGGAAAAGACTCAGGCCGGAACAACAACACTGGGGAGCATGAAATGA
- the rpoZ gene encoding DNA-directed RNA polymerase subunit omega — protein MARVTVEDCLSKVPNRFQLVHMAAKRVRQLREGSEYLVQRAKNEDVVMALREIAAGRVVTVKDAGSKKGDK, from the coding sequence ATGGCACGTGTTACCGTTGAGGACTGTCTGAGCAAGGTACCCAATCGTTTTCAGCTTGTACATATGGCAGCCAAAAGGGTGCGTCAGCTTCGGGAAGGTTCCGAGTATCTTGTACAGCGTGCAAAGAACGAAGATGTGGTGATGGCTTTGCGTGAAATTGCTGCCGGTCGTGTGGTTACTGTAAAGGATGCAGGCAGTAAAAAAGGTGATAAATAA
- the folE2 gene encoding GTP cyclohydrolase FolE2 produces the protein MKDVQSQRDERNLPIDKVGIKNLRYPITVLDREQGRQQTVADISMYVDLPHDAKGTHMSRFVEMLHLFRQEVSLRSFSTILQEMRTLLEAERAHIDVTFPYFVEKKAPVSAEPGLMDYTCTISGSISPEGRTDLLSTVRVPVMSVCPCSLEISEIGAHTQRGMVTVSVRFRKFFWIEALIQRIEKCASSDVFSVLKRVDEKAVTEQAFRNPKFVEDIVRDVALSLKEDGNITWFSVSAENYESIHNHSAFAQISSESLDGM, from the coding sequence ATGAAAGACGTGCAAAGCCAGCGTGATGAGCGCAATCTGCCCATAGACAAGGTGGGTATAAAAAATCTGAGGTATCCCATCACGGTTCTGGACCGGGAGCAGGGTCGCCAGCAGACTGTTGCAGATATTTCCATGTATGTGGATCTTCCCCACGATGCCAAGGGAACCCACATGAGTCGTTTTGTGGAAATGCTGCATCTTTTCAGACAGGAAGTTTCCTTAAGGTCATTTTCAACCATATTACAGGAAATGCGCACCCTGCTGGAAGCGGAAAGGGCACACATTGATGTGACTTTTCCCTATTTTGTGGAAAAAAAAGCACCCGTCAGTGCAGAACCGGGGCTTATGGATTATACCTGTACCATTTCAGGCTCCATCTCTCCGGAGGGCAGGACAGACCTTCTTTCCACGGTGCGTGTTCCAGTCATGTCTGTTTGCCCCTGTTCCCTTGAGATCAGTGAGATCGGAGCCCATACCCAGAGGGGAATGGTGACAGTATCTGTCCGTTTCAGGAAATTTTTCTGGATAGAAGCCCTGATTCAGCGCATTGAAAAATGTGCTTCCAGCGATGTTTTTTCGGTTTTAAAGCGGGTGGATGAAAAGGCTGTTACGGAGCAGGCCTTCAGGAATCCCAAGTTTGTGGAGGACATTGTAAGGGATGTGGCCTTGTCCCTTAAAGAAGACGGCAACATCACATGGTTTTCCGTGAGTGCGGAAAATTATGAGTCCATTCACAATCACAGTGCCTTTGCCCAGATATCCAGTGAATCTCTGGATGGGATGTAA
- a CDS encoding SH3 domain-containing protein, with protein sequence MRTYITVLFLCLLLAGTTAMAGTLQVQTGSTPLREMPSFLAGTITNLSYGQTVEILSKQGDWRRVKIAGSKTMGWVHTSALTDRKIELASGDALSGGVSSDELALAGKGFSPEVEAAFRAENSTLNYADINRMETFRISPETSIRFLREGGLRPEGGLQ encoded by the coding sequence ATGCGCACTTACATTACTGTTCTTTTTTTGTGTCTGCTGCTGGCCGGAACAACGGCCATGGCAGGCACCCTGCAGGTACAGACAGGCAGTACTCCGCTACGGGAAATGCCCTCTTTTCTTGCAGGCACCATCACAAATCTTTCCTACGGACAGACCGTCGAAATCCTTTCGAAGCAGGGAGACTGGCGCAGGGTCAAAATTGCAGGATCAAAAACCATGGGATGGGTACATACCTCGGCCCTTACGGACCGGAAAATTGAGCTTGCTTCCGGCGATGCCCTCTCCGGCGGAGTGAGTTCCGATGAGCTGGCTCTGGCGGGCAAAGGTTTCAGCCCTGAGGTTGAGGCAGCCTTCCGTGCAGAAAACAGCACGCTTAATTATGCAGATATCAACCGCATGGAAACCTTCCGTATTTCTCCTGAAACATCCATACGCTTTCTCCGGGAAGGTGGCCTGAGGCCCGAAGGAGGTCTTCAATGA
- a CDS encoding tRNA lysidine(34) synthetase translates to MLEKNKNYNKIFKSVGKAAFRYQMFESGERIAVGLSGGKDSLTLLRILKDRQRISAIPYTLHPIYVDPGFDGGFSEELFHWCGELGLHLTVEKTDHGPMAHGPENRKKSPCFLCAMLRRKRLFSISRDLGCKTLALGHTKDDIIETLFMNMCYAGKIGTMVPRQGLFKDTFHIIRPLSLVDEQRIIKLTGNFPEYFPVFTNPCPSAGQTKRREIKELLQTLYRQDRKIKSNIFRSMGNVRLEYMLYPPVREAGNDSDTGEDFE, encoded by the coding sequence TTGCTTGAAAAGAACAAAAACTATAATAAAATTTTTAAGTCAGTAGGCAAAGCTGCTTTCCGGTATCAGATGTTTGAATCCGGAGAGCGGATTGCTGTAGGTCTTTCCGGCGGCAAGGACAGCCTGACACTCCTTCGGATTCTAAAAGATCGCCAGCGTATTTCAGCCATTCCTTACACCCTGCATCCCATCTATGTGGATCCCGGTTTTGACGGAGGATTCAGTGAAGAGCTGTTCCACTGGTGCGGGGAGCTGGGGTTGCATCTGACTGTTGAAAAAACAGATCATGGACCCATGGCCCATGGCCCAGAGAACCGGAAAAAAAGTCCCTGCTTTCTATGTGCCATGCTCCGGCGCAAACGTCTTTTTTCCATATCCAGGGATCTGGGGTGCAAAACTCTGGCTCTGGGGCATACCAAAGATGACATTATAGAAACGCTTTTCATGAATATGTGTTATGCCGGAAAAATAGGCACTATGGTGCCCCGCCAGGGTCTTTTTAAGGATACCTTTCACATCATCCGGCCTTTAAGCCTTGTGGATGAGCAGCGTATTATAAAGTTAACAGGGAATTTCCCGGAATATTTCCCGGTTTTTACCAATCCCTGCCCCTCTGCCGGGCAGACCAAACGCAGGGAAATAAAAGAACTTCTTCAGACCCTCTACCGTCAGGACAGGAAAATAAAAAGCAATATTTTCAGATCTATGGGAAATGTTCGGCTGGAATATATGCTTTATCCGCCCGTGAGGGAAGCAGGCAATGATTCAGACACGGGCGAGGATTTTGAATGA
- a CDS encoding M48 family metalloprotease, protein MKNTAFLLLCLSMVILTACKTMGVVSEVGTTVGVASGAISESQAEAIKRSSAALAKSFEDITPEQEYYIGRSVGATILSSYKIWDNEKATDYLNILGQTLALYSRAPETYKGYAFLILDSDEINAFAAPSGFIFITRGMLRLCTNETELAAVLAHEIAHVSEKHGLKAIKRSRLTTALTTIAVEGAGAFAGGHLAELTEAFGGSVADITGTLMTNGYSRAFEREADAQAIAILRATGYDPAGLPNMLSIMEKHLKPGAPDFASTHPAPRSRIAELRQMGVQGRTIQAHHIRDARFRNAFGNV, encoded by the coding sequence ATGAAAAACACAGCTTTTCTCCTTCTCTGCCTTTCCATGGTAATTCTGACAGCTTGTAAAACCATGGGGGTGGTTTCTGAAGTAGGAACCACCGTGGGTGTTGCTTCCGGAGCCATCAGTGAATCCCAGGCGGAAGCCATCAAAAGAAGCAGTGCGGCACTGGCCAAAAGCTTTGAGGATATAACACCAGAACAGGAATACTATATCGGCCGCAGTGTGGGTGCGACCATACTTTCTTCCTACAAAATATGGGATAATGAAAAAGCAACGGATTACCTAAACATTCTGGGGCAAACCCTTGCCCTCTACTCCCGGGCCCCTGAAACCTACAAAGGCTACGCTTTTCTCATTCTCGATTCCGATGAAATAAACGCATTTGCAGCACCCAGCGGTTTTATTTTCATCACAAGGGGAATGCTGCGCCTCTGCACCAATGAGACAGAGCTTGCCGCCGTACTGGCCCATGAAATCGCCCATGTCTCAGAAAAACACGGCCTGAAAGCCATCAAAAGATCCCGCCTTACCACAGCCCTCACCACCATTGCCGTGGAAGGAGCCGGAGCCTTTGCCGGAGGCCATCTGGCAGAGCTCACCGAAGCCTTTGGCGGTTCCGTTGCGGATATCACCGGCACCCTCATGACCAACGGCTATTCCAGAGCCTTTGAGCGGGAAGCCGACGCCCAGGCCATAGCCATACTGAGGGCTACGGGCTATGACCCTGCAGGACTTCCCAATATGCTGTCTATTATGGAAAAACACCTGAAACCCGGAGCTCCGGACTTTGCCAGCACCCATCCAGCACCCCGCAGCAGAATAGCAGAACTCCGTCAGATGGGTGTTCAGGGCAGAACCATACAGGCCCACCATATCCGTGATGCCCGGTTCAGAAATGCCTTTGGTAATGTGTAG
- a CDS encoding CHASE2 domain-containing protein, with product MTSGSPLIRILYRTGLATSLAMIFVMILSFTGLLDRMEWKTFDIRAQMMAKPSASTKNVVLILVDQNSLDWARETNHLSWPWPREIWAYILDFCQSRGAKAVGLDILFTEPSIYGEYDDAALAAASRRFGSVAGAIFLGDSTGAATVYPETHPQPPPFLGTQPPERKRASLAHGDIAASWGMPGNVGLNPDPDGIYRNVRLFTTFDGKVFPSLGLATWMAAHPHIRPLQDENTIYLDHRTIPLNSDHEARLRFRGPSRSHPSIPAAAILRAAILEMQGKDPELPEADLLKNAYVLVGYSAPGLHDLTPVPVGGAYPGVEVHATLLDNFLEGDFLRDISHSAFYSITILLTGFCAFIPAALPAMTAALAALSLALLLPVTLSFSLYGAGVVLPLLTLMAGTILASVTVIFINYTTEGKQKRFIKNAFSQYLSPAVIDELLINPEKLKLGGEKREITIFFSDLEGFTSISEGMDPEHLTSFLNHYLSAMTDIILESGGTVDKYEGDAIIAFWNAPLALKDHADRAVQAALRCQDALRDMADELRKWTHKKVRMRIGINTGDAVVGNLGSSKRFDYTMLGDSVNLAARLEGVNKIFGTYTLISESTASAMGPSVLLREIARVRVVGKEKPIRIYEPGWAEADNELIPLFNEAREAFARGKFREAAEKFQALAEKDAPSLSYTKKCRELIDHPPAEWQGIWVMDQK from the coding sequence ATGACATCCGGCAGCCCCCTGATTCGAATCCTGTATCGTACGGGTCTGGCAACAAGCCTTGCCATGATCTTTGTCATGATACTGTCTTTCACCGGTCTGCTGGACAGGATGGAATGGAAGACCTTTGATATCCGTGCACAAATGATGGCAAAACCATCAGCCAGTACAAAAAATGTGGTCTTAATTCTTGTGGACCAGAACAGCCTGGACTGGGCACGGGAAACAAACCATCTTTCCTGGCCCTGGCCCAGAGAAATCTGGGCCTACATCCTGGATTTCTGCCAGTCCCGGGGGGCAAAGGCCGTAGGTCTTGATATTCTTTTTACTGAACCATCCATCTACGGGGAATACGATGATGCGGCCCTTGCTGCCGCTTCCCGCCGCTTTGGTTCCGTTGCAGGTGCCATATTTCTGGGCGACAGCACGGGTGCGGCCACAGTCTATCCTGAAACGCATCCCCAGCCCCCTCCATTTCTTGGTACACAACCACCGGAGCGCAAACGGGCCAGTCTGGCCCATGGAGATATAGCTGCAAGCTGGGGGATGCCCGGCAATGTGGGGCTAAATCCAGATCCCGACGGTATTTACAGAAATGTACGGCTTTTTACCACCTTTGATGGAAAAGTCTTCCCCAGTCTGGGACTGGCCACATGGATGGCAGCCCATCCCCATATCCGTCCCCTGCAGGACGAAAACACAATTTATCTTGACCACCGCACCATTCCCCTGAACAGCGACCATGAAGCAAGGCTGCGCTTCCGGGGTCCATCACGCAGCCATCCTTCCATACCCGCTGCTGCCATTCTCCGGGCTGCCATTCTGGAAATGCAGGGCAAAGATCCTGAACTGCCTGAAGCTGATTTATTAAAAAATGCCTATGTTCTTGTGGGCTACTCCGCCCCCGGTCTCCATGATCTTACCCCCGTTCCCGTAGGCGGTGCCTATCCCGGTGTGGAAGTCCACGCCACCCTGCTGGATAATTTTCTGGAAGGGGATTTCTTAAGGGACATTTCCCATAGCGCTTTTTATAGCATTACCATACTGCTCACTGGATTCTGTGCCTTTATACCTGCAGCCCTTCCAGCCATGACCGCAGCCCTTGCAGCCCTTTCACTGGCCCTGCTTCTGCCAGTAACCTTAAGTTTCAGCCTGTATGGAGCAGGCGTGGTGCTTCCCCTGCTTACCCTGATGGCAGGGACTATCCTGGCATCCGTCACGGTTATTTTCATCAATTACACCACAGAAGGAAAACAGAAGCGCTTCATCAAAAATGCCTTTTCACAATACCTCAGCCCTGCTGTCATTGACGAACTGCTTATCAATCCGGAGAAACTTAAACTCGGGGGAGAAAAAAGGGAAATCACAATCTTTTTCTCCGATCTTGAAGGTTTCACCAGCATATCCGAAGGCATGGACCCCGAACATCTCACCTCCTTTCTCAACCACTATCTCTCTGCCATGACGGACATCATCCTGGAAAGTGGCGGAACCGTGGACAAATATGAAGGGGATGCCATCATTGCCTTCTGGAATGCCCCTCTGGCCCTTAAAGACCATGCGGACAGAGCTGTGCAGGCAGCCCTGCGCTGTCAGGATGCCTTGAGAGATATGGCTGACGAGTTAAGGAAATGGACACACAAAAAAGTTCGCATGCGCATCGGCATCAATACAGGGGATGCTGTGGTGGGCAACCTTGGTTCCAGCAAACGCTTTGACTACACCATGCTGGGGGATTCGGTGAACCTTGCGGCCCGGCTGGAAGGAGTGAACAAAATATTCGGTACCTATACCCTGATATCCGAAAGTACGGCATCAGCCATGGGACCATCTGTTCTACTGAGGGAAATTGCAAGGGTAAGGGTTGTGGGAAAGGAAAAACCCATCCGGATTTATGAACCCGGATGGGCTGAGGCAGATAATGAACTGATTCCCCTATTTAACGAAGCAAGGGAAGCCTTTGCCAGGGGAAAATTCAGGGAAGCTGCGGAAAAATTTCAGGCTCTGGCAGAAAAGGATGCCCCCTCACTATCCTATACAAAAAAGTGCCGGGAACTCATAGACCATCCCCCCGCAGAGTGGCAGGGTATATGGGTGATGGATCAGAAATAA